The window CCCTCGCGATCAGCACCGCGATCCCGGGATAGCCCAGATAGTTCTGCCAGTACGAGGCGTTGTCGTTGGACGAAATCTCGCGGCCGCCGGGCGAGGTCTCCACGTTGTAGCTTTTCTTTCCCGTTGAGGAGGTCACGATGGCGCTCGATTCATTGACGATGCGCACGCGGCCGTCACCGACCGCGCCGAGCGCCTCGTAAATCTTCGCGAGCGGCGGCATCTTCCATTCCGATGATGAGGAAGGCATCGCGATTTGTATCGCCGTTTCCGCGCCCGAGTGCAAGTTTGAAGATGAGCCCGCGCTGCGGCTACTCTCGCCGAATCACCGCATCACCTGGAGAAGGTCACGATGGCAAACGAACCGATCGGCAAGCTCGACCATATTGGAATCGCCGTGCGCAGCGTCGCCGAGGCGCGCAAATTTTTCGAGGGAATCCTTGGCGCGAAGTTCATGTTCGAGCACGCCAACGCCGCCGCCGGATATACCCTCGCCGAGTTCGAGTTGAACGGCCTCTGTATCGAGTTGCTCGAGCCGCTCGGCGAAAATTCGTTCCTGCACAAGTTCCTGGAAAAGAAGGGCGAGGGGATGCATCACCTGACCTTCAACGTTCCCGATTCCAAGGGCAAAGCGGCGGAGCTGAAAACGCAGGGCGTGCGAATCGTCGATGAGACCGAATGGTCTCCCACTTCCTACGAGGCCTTCATCTCGCCGCGCTCGGCGCACGGCGTGCTGATTCAACTCGGCAACGGATACCCGACGCTGTCGTACGATCCCGCGTGGGCGGAGAAGACGAAATGAAGTTGTAAGACTCGTGCAGGCCGCTCTGTCGATTGCCGTGGAAGCTTCGCCTTAACACGTCGAGCGGTATCTGCCACGATAATGATCTAGAGCGAATGAAGGAGCTTATCGTTTCGATCCTCGGCGCCGCGATTGAACGTGCGCATGCGTCGGGAAAGCTCGCCTCGCAAAGTCCGCCGATCACTATTGAGGCTCCAAAGGATCCCGCACACGGCGATGCGGCGAGCAATATCGCACTCGCGCTCGCGCGTGCGGAAGGCAAAGCGCCGCGCGCAATCGCCGAAGCGATCAAGTCGCACATCGAATTGCCCGCCGAGGTAAGCGAGGTCAGTATCGCCGGTCCCGGCTTCATCAATTTTCGGATGGCGCCGGCGTACTGGCATAGCGAGATGCGCCGCGCCGCTCGCGTCGCCGCGAATTTCTGGAAGCCGCGCAAATTCCAGATTCGCCCCGGCGCCGGCGACAAGATTCAAGTCGAATTTCTTTCCGCGAATCCCACCGGGCCGCTGACTGTCGGCCACGGCCGCAATGCTGTGCTGGGCGATGCGGTGTCGCGTCTTTACGAAGCGGCAGGATTCGCCGTGACCCGCGAGTACTACTTCAATGACGGCGGCCGCCAGATGAAGCTGCTTGGCGAGTCGGTGCGGGTGCGATACCTGCAAGCGCTTGGCCGCGACGCGACGCTGCCCGAGGATGGCTACCAGGGCGAATATATCGCGGACATCGCGCGCGAGCTGGTGAAGGTTCAGGGCGAGAAGCTGCTCGAAGTAACGGACCTCGACGTGTTCCGCCAGGCTGCGGTCAAATCGATATTTGCCGATATCAATCGCACCTGCGATCGTCTGAAGATTCACTTCGATCGTTTTACGAATGAGCTCGACCTGATGAACGACGGCAGGGTCGATTCCGTCCTCGAGGAGCTCAAGAAGCGCGACCTGACGGTCGAGGAGGACGGCGCGATCTGGCTGCGCGCCGAGCCGCTGGGTCTTGCGAAGAATGCGGTCCTGGTGCGATCGGGGCCGGATCGGCAGCCGACCTATCGCACGCCCGACATCGCGTATCATATCGAGAAGCTCGAGCGCGGCTTCGATCTGATCGTTGACGTGTTCGGCGCCGACCATATCGCGGAGCATCAGCAGGTCGTCGCCGCGGTCAAGGCGCTCGGCCACGACACCACGTCGATCAAGGCGATCATCTACCAGTTCGTGACGCTGACGCGCGGCGGCGAGAAAGTGAAGATGTCCACGCGCAAGGCGACCTACGTCACGCTCGACGAATTGATCGACGAAGTCGGTCCGGACGTGGTGCGATTTTTCTTCCTGTTCCGCAAATCCGACAGCCATCTCGATTTCGATCTCGACCTCGCGCGCAAGCAGGCACCGGAGAATCCGGTGTTCTACGTGCAATACGCGCACGCGCGCCTCGCGAGCGTGTTTCGCGAGGCCGCCAAGGTCGAGCTCGCGCTGCCTACCGATACGTCGGCAACTGATCTCGCACTGTTATCAGCCGAAGAGCTGGAACTCGCAAAGCGCGCCGTCGCATTGCCCGACGTGATGACGGCGGCAGCCGAAGCGCTCGAGCCACATCGCATTCCTTTCTATCTGCTCGAGCTGGCCGGCGAGTTCCATCGCTACTACAACAAGCCCTCGAATCGTATAATTTCGCCGGACCGGGATTTGAGTCTGGCGCGGATGTTCCTGGCGGATATTTTACGAGCCGCGTTCGCAGGTGGGCTGGGACTACTCGGTGTAAGTGCACCGGAGCGGATGTGAGGCGGGGATGCGATTCGAAATCAAAGCAGGCGGGGCGTTCTTAATCGTCGCGGGTGTGCTGGGACTCTCGTGCGCCGTGTTCGGGCTCGGACTGGTAGCGGGCTACGAAATGGCCAAGCAGAACCAGCCCGACATCAACCAAATATCCACAGCTTATCCACTGCCCAATTCGCCAGCTTCGGCGAGCAGTGCTGCGTCTGCGTCGATCGCCGCAGTTCCCTCCAATCCAGCCCCGGCGCCTTCGGTTGCCGAAGCCGCTCCACCTCCCGCGCCGGTCACGATTCCATCGGCGGCGTGGCATGGAAAGCCTCGTGTACGCGCGACGCCGATCGGCGGCGAAGCGACAGTTGCGACTGCGGCGCGGCCTCGCACGATGCTCAAGCCGCGCGCGGTTGCGACTCAGGACGAGGACGAGGATGAAGATAGCGCCTCAGTCAGCGAGCCTGCGCCCGCTGTAGCACCTCCGCCTGTCGCAGCTCCTCCGGCCAACAAAAAGGGATTCAACATCCAGGTTGAAGCGGTGATGGATAAGAGCGGCGCCGATGCGATGGTGGCGCGGCTCAAGAGTCTCGGCTACAACGCGCAATCGTATCAGACGACCCTGGGCGGTCAGACTTGGTATCGCGTTCGCGTCGGCCCCTACTATAGCGAGGAAGAAGCGAAAGCCGCGCAGGACAAGCTCCGCGATCAGTATCGGCAAGCGTACACAACGTCGCACTGAAGCTGTTGAAAAGTTGGGATTGACAACGCTCCGTGTGACGGTGATACTTTCTGGGCAACAATGAAAGGAACTGCTGGACAATCGCGTAAGGCTTGGTGGCGTCGGCACGTCGATGCCCCCGCTTGCGCGCCGGTCTGGTAACCGTTTCAACCAAAAGACCGAATTCTGGAAGGGCCGCGGGCGCAAAAACCCGCGGCCCTTTTGTTTTTGCAAGCGGCGCGGACGACGAAAGGATTTGAAGTGGGAGAAGTACGATGCTGACACCGAGCGAGCGCGAATTCGAAGATCTCGCGAAACAGGGATTCAATCTGATCCCGGTCTTTCGCGAGGTCGCCGCCGATCTCGAGACGCCCGTTTCGGCATTCCTCAAGGTCGCGCGCGAGGACTATGCCTTCCTGCTCGAGAGCGTGCGCGGCGGCGAGAAGTGGGGGCGCTACACCTTTCTCGGCTCGGAACCCTCGATAGTCATTCGCGCGCGCAAGAACCGGATGGACATCATCAGGCCCGGCCGCGGCGTCGAGGTGCGATCGATCACCAACGCTTTCGAGGAGTTGCGCGCCGAGGTCAAGCGCCTCCGTTCGCCCGAGTTGCCGACTCTGCCGCGCTTCTCAGGCGGAGCCGTGGGATTTCTCGCCTATGACATCGTGCGGTGCTTCGAGAAGATTCCTGAAACCGCGCACGACGATCTCGGTGTTCCCGATCTATACCTGATGTTCACCGACACGATGCTGTGCTTCGACAACGTGCGGCAGACGCTGAAGATCATCGCCAACGTTCCTATCGAGGAGTTCGCGACGACGCATCTTGCCTATGAAAGCGGGCGCGTCAAAATCGATAACATCATCGAGCGGCTGAAAGGTCCTGCTGTGCTGCCGCATCCCGAGGCCGCGACTGCCCCGATAGCCAGCGATGCGACGATCACGTCGAATCAAACCCGCGAAGGTTACATGGCGATGGTCGCGGCGGCCAAGGAATACATCGCGGCGGGCGATATCATCCAGGTGGTGCCGTCGCAGCGCTTCGAGGCTCCCCTGACGGCGCATCCATTCAACATCTATCGCAGCCTGCGCACCATCAATCCGTCGCCCTACATGTTTTATCTGCGGCTCGGCGATCACACGATCGTTGGAGCGTCGCCCGAGGTGATGGTTCGAGTCGAAGGCCGCGACGTAACGCTGCGGCCGATCGCGGGCACGCGCCGCCGCGGGGTGACGGAGGCCGAAGATAAGGCGATGGAAGAAGAGCTGCTCGCCGATCCCAAGGAGCGCGCCGAGCACGTGATGCTCGTCGATCTCGGGCGCAACGACGTCGGCCGCGTGTCCGATATCGGCTCGGTCAAAGTCACGGAGCTGATGGTCGTCGAGCGCTACTATAGCGTGATGCATATCGTGTCGAACGTCGTGGGCAAGCTGCGCGAGGGCCTCGATGCGTTCGATGCGTTCGCAGCTACGTTCCCGCAGGGCACGGTGTCTGGTGCGCCGAAGATTCGCGCCATGCAGATTATCGACGAGCTTGAAACGATGCGCCGCGGCGTCTATGCGGGCGCGGTCGGTTACTTCAGCTTCACCGGCAATACCGACACCGCGATCGCGCTGCGCACGCTGCTGATCAAGAACAATCGCGTTTACATGCAGGCGGGCGGCGGCGTCGTGGCCGATTCCGATCCCGGCGCCGAGTTCGAGGAGTCCGTCAACAAGGCGCGCGCGATGGTCCGTGCGCTGCAAGCGGCGCGCGACCTCGAAGCCGAGGCGCGGAGGTAAAGCGATGTCATCGAAAGCACCGCGAATCGTGATGATCGATAACTACGACTCGTTCACCTACAACCTCGTGCAGTATCTGGGCGAGCTCGGCGCCGACGTCGTCGTGAAGCGCAACGACGCGATCGATGTGAGCGGCGTGCGCGCGCTGCATCCCAAGGCGGTCGTTATCTCGCCGGGGCCGTGCACTCCCGCCGAGGCCGGCATCTCCGTGCGGCTCTTGAAGGAGATGGCGGGTGAGATTCCGATTCTCGGCGTGTGCCTCGGCCATCAATGCATCGGCGAGGCGTTCGGCGGCAAGGTCGTGCGCGCGGCGCGCCTGATGCACGGCAAGACTTCCCCGGTCATTCATGACAACAAGACAATCTTCGAGGGACTGCCCGAGCCGTTCGATGCGATGCGCTATCATTCGCTGATCGTCGAGAACGCCACGCTGCCCGCGCATCTCGAAGTCAGCGCGCGCACGGCTGAGGACGAGATCATGGGGCTCAGGCATCGCGAGTTTCCGATCGAGGGCGTGCAGTTTCATCCCGAATCGATCTTGACCTTCGAAGGCAAGCATCTTTTAAGGAACTTTCTCGATCGGTACGCGAAATGAGCTTTGCCCACGACGCGCTGGTCGCGGCGATCGAAGGCCGCACGCTCACCGACGCCGAAGCTGAACGCGTATTCGGCGAGATCATGGACGGCGAGGTTCCCGACGCTGTCGTGGGAGGATTTCTCGTCGCGCTCAAAGTCAAAGGCGCCGAAGCGGGTGAGATGACCGGCGCGGTGCGCGCGATGCTGAAGCGTGCGGTGCCGCTGAATCTGCGTGACGGCGAGGTGCTTGACACCTGCGGCACGGGGGGAGATGGAGCGAGCACCTTCAATATTTCCACCGGCGCGGCGCTCATCGCGGCGGCCGCGGGAGTGCCGGTTGCGAAGCATGGCAATCGCGCGATCAGCGGCACGGTCGGCACCGCGGATCTGCTCGAAGCGATGGGGATCAAGATCGATCTCGATCCCGCCGGCCTTTTGCGCAGCCTCGATTCCGCCGGCTGCTGTCTGATTTTCGCGCCCGCGTATCATCCTGGTCTTCGCCGCCTGGCGCCGCTGCGGCGCGAGCTTCGCATCCGCACGATTTTCAATTTAATTGGCGCACTCGGAAGCCCCGCGCGCCCGCATTATCATTTGTTTGGCGTCGCCGATCCGGGACTCATCATGGGGATGGCGAAGACTCTCGTTGCGCTCGGAACGCGGCGCGCGATGGTCGTACATGGGCAGGGCGGCGTCGATGAGATCTCGCTCGCCGGGCCGACTCGTATCGCCGAGGTTCGCGAGGATAGATCGATCGTGGAATACGAAGTCACGCCGGAGCAGTTCGGGATCGAGCGCGGCGATATTCGCGCACTGGTCGTCCGTGATCTCGACGACGCCGTACACATGATGCGCACCGCTCTTGCGGGTGGTAGAGGGCCTGCGCAGGATGTACTCGCGCTCAATGCCGGCGCGGCAATTTATCTCTTCGGCAAAGCGAAGTCGCTCGCGGACGGCGTCGCGCGAGCTTTCGAGGTAATTGCGTCGGGAAGTGCTTTGGGAGTGATTGAAAAGATGAAGCAGGCGAGCCAGGTGACTCAGTCATGAGCTCGATGCTCGATAGTATCTACGCGGCCAAGCGCGTCGAGCTCGACCAGCGCAAGCAAGCGGTGCCGCTTGAACAGATCAAAGAAATGGCGATGAAAATGCCGGTGCCGCGCGACTTCGTTGGCGCGCTCAAGCACAAGCCGCTCGCGATAATCGCCGAGATCAAGCGCGCCTCGCCGAGCAAGGGCGATATCCTGCCCGGCCTCGATCCGATCGCGGTGGCTCGCGATTACGCCGATACCGGCGCAGCCGCGATTTCCGTGCTCACCGACCGGCACTTCAAGGGCACGCTCGACGATTTGCGCGCGGTGCGGGGCGCGGTTTCGATCCCGCTGCTGCGCAAGGACTTCATGTTCGATCCGTACCAGGTCTACGAAGCGCGCGCGGCGGACGCAGATTGTATTTTGCTGATTGCTGCGATGCTCTCGCATGACGAGGTGCGAAGTCTCGCCGCGCTCGCGTCGGAGCTTGGGCTTGCAACGCTCGTCGAAGTTCACAACAACGAGGAATTCAAATTCGCGCAGGGCATCGACACAAAGCTCATCGGCATCAACAATCGCGACCTGCATACCTTCGTCACCGATATAGCAGTGACGGAGCGGCTGCTCGCGAGCTATCGCGGCGATGCGCTCGTAGTCGCGGAGAGCGGCATCAACACTGCCGTTGACATCGAGCGACTCTACAACGCCGGAGCGCGCGCCTTTTTGATCGGCGAGAGCCTGCTGCGCGGCGGTAATCCGCGCGCGCATCTCGCGGAGCTGCTCAACTCGCGCTCGCGCACCGAGGCGCATAAGTAAGATGACCACGCGCGTGAAAATCTGTGGAATCACGCGCGTGGAAGACGCGCTCGCCGCGATCGAATTCGGTACCGACTTCATCGGGATCAACTTTTACGCAAAGACTCCGCGTTATATCGGTGACAAGGCGCGCGCAGTGCGCGATGCGATCGGCGGTCGCGCGCGCGTCGTCGGCGTTTTCGTCGATGCGCCTCGCGATTACGTCGAACAACGCCGCCGCGAGTTTGCGCTCGACCTGCTCCAGTTCTCTGGCAACGAGCCTGACGACGCGGTGCAAGGCTGGGACGTTCCTGTCATCCGCGCGCTGCGCATCAAGCCCGAGCAGGCGATCGATCTCGCAAGCGGCATAGCCGATTACATCCTGCTCGACGCGTTTGATTCGAAACTGTTCGGCGGTACGGGCCATCGCGTTGCGCTCGAGCGTTTGCGCGGTCTCGATTTGAGCCGCGTGTTCGTTGCCGGTGGCCTGAATCCCGACAACGTTGCGGAGGCCGCCGCGCTGCATCCCCATGCCGTCGATTGCGCGAGCGGGGTCGAGTCGGCGCCCGGCATCAAGGATCATGACAAGATGAGGAGTTTCATCGCGAATGCCAAATCTACCCGATAGCCACGGCCACTTCGGCCAGTTCGGCGGAAAATATGTGGCCGAAATTCTGATGCCGGCGCTGTTCGAGCTCGAGCAGGCCTACAAGGACGCGCGGCGCGACCCGGCCTTTCGCAAGGAGCTGGCCGAGCGCTCGCGCGAGTACGTCGGCCGTCCCACGCCGCTCTACCTGTGCGAGAACCTCACCGCGAAGTTCGGCGGCGCGAAGATTTACCTGAAGCGCGAGGACCTCTGCCACACCGGCGCGCACAAGGTGAACAACACTCTCGGTCAAGCTCTGCTAGCTGTCAGGATGAAGAAGACACGCATCACGGCCGAAACCGGCGCCGGACAGCATGGCGTCGCGACTGCGACGATGGCGGCGCTCTTCCAGCGCGAGTGCGAAGTCTTCATGGGCGCGGTCGACGTCGAGCGCCAGGCGCTCAACGTCTTTCGTATGAAGCTGCTCGGGGCGAAAGTGACCAGTGTCGATGCCGGCAGCCGCAGCCTCAAGGACGCGATGAACGAGGCGATTCGCGACTGGATCGCAACCGTGAGCAACACTTACTACCTGATCGGCAGCGCCGCAGGACCGCATCCGTACCCGATGATCGTGCGCGACCTTCAGTGCGTGATCGGCAACGAAGCGCGCCGCCAGGTGATCAAGAAGGAAGGGCGCCTGCCCGACGTGCTGGTCGCGTGCGTCAACGGCGGCTCCAACGCGATCGGAATTTTCTATCCGTTCATCAAGGACAAGAATGTGCGCCTCGTCGGCGTCGAGGCCGCGGGCCTCGGTATCAGCGGTCCGATGCATGCCGCGACGATGGCGCTCGGCCAGGTCGGAGTGCTGCACGGCAGCAAGAGCTATCTGCTGCAGGACGAGCTTGGGCAGGTGCGCGAGACGCATTCGATCGCGGCGGGCCTCGACTACCCCGGCGTTGGCCCCGAGCATTCTTATCTGAAGGATAGCGGGCGCGCCGAGTACCACTCCGTTACCGATGCCGAGGCGCTCGACGCGCTCAAAACGCTGTCGGAGAACGAGGGCATTATTCCGGCACTGGAAAGCGCGCACGCCCTCGCGCATGCGTTCAAGCTCGCGCCGACGCTGTCGAAGGAACAAATCATGATCGTCAATCTCTCGGGCCGCGGCGACAAGGACATGCAGACCGTCGCGAGCGCATTTGGAGTTTCGCTCTGATGGCTCATACGAAAAGAATCGCGGCCAGGTTCAAGGAGCTTCGCGCACGCAACGAGGCGGCGCTGGTGCCGTTTATCGTCGCGGGCGATCCCGATCTCGATGCGACGCGGCGGCTGGTGCTCGAGCTCGAAGCGCGCGGCGCCGATATTATCGAGCTGGGCGTGCCGTTTTCAGATCCGATGGCCGACGGTCCCGCCAATCAGCGCGCAATCGCGCGAGGCCTCGGCGCAGGCGCCTCG is drawn from Candidatus Binataceae bacterium and contains these coding sequences:
- a CDS encoding aminodeoxychorismate/anthranilate synthase component II, encoding MSSKAPRIVMIDNYDSFTYNLVQYLGELGADVVVKRNDAIDVSGVRALHPKAVVISPGPCTPAEAGISVRLLKEMAGEIPILGVCLGHQCIGEAFGGKVVRAARLMHGKTSPVIHDNKTIFEGLPEPFDAMRYHSLIVENATLPAHLEVSARTAEDEIMGLRHREFPIEGVQFHPESILTFEGKHLLRNFLDRYAK
- the trpE gene encoding anthranilate synthase component I; the encoded protein is MLTPSEREFEDLAKQGFNLIPVFREVAADLETPVSAFLKVAREDYAFLLESVRGGEKWGRYTFLGSEPSIVIRARKNRMDIIRPGRGVEVRSITNAFEELRAEVKRLRSPELPTLPRFSGGAVGFLAYDIVRCFEKIPETAHDDLGVPDLYLMFTDTMLCFDNVRQTLKIIANVPIEEFATTHLAYESGRVKIDNIIERLKGPAVLPHPEAATAPIASDATITSNQTREGYMAMVAAAKEYIAAGDIIQVVPSQRFEAPLTAHPFNIYRSLRTINPSPYMFYLRLGDHTIVGASPEVMVRVEGRDVTLRPIAGTRRRGVTEAEDKAMEEELLADPKERAEHVMLVDLGRNDVGRVSDIGSVKVTELMVVERYYSVMHIVSNVVGKLREGLDAFDAFAATFPQGTVSGAPKIRAMQIIDELETMRRGVYAGAVGYFSFTGNTDTAIALRTLLIKNNRVYMQAGGGVVADSDPGAEFEESVNKARAMVRALQAARDLEAEARR
- the trpC gene encoding indole-3-glycerol phosphate synthase TrpC, producing the protein MSSMLDSIYAAKRVELDQRKQAVPLEQIKEMAMKMPVPRDFVGALKHKPLAIIAEIKRASPSKGDILPGLDPIAVARDYADTGAAAISVLTDRHFKGTLDDLRAVRGAVSIPLLRKDFMFDPYQVYEARAADADCILLIAAMLSHDEVRSLAALASELGLATLVEVHNNEEFKFAQGIDTKLIGINNRDLHTFVTDIAVTERLLASYRGDALVVAESGINTAVDIERLYNAGARAFLIGESLLRGGNPRAHLAELLNSRSRTEAHK
- a CDS encoding phosphoribosylanthranilate isomerase — encoded protein: MTTRVKICGITRVEDALAAIEFGTDFIGINFYAKTPRYIGDKARAVRDAIGGRARVVGVFVDAPRDYVEQRRREFALDLLQFSGNEPDDAVQGWDVPVIRALRIKPEQAIDLASGIADYILLDAFDSKLFGGTGHRVALERLRGLDLSRVFVAGGLNPDNVAEAAALHPHAVDCASGVESAPGIKDHDKMRSFIANAKSTR
- the trpD gene encoding anthranilate phosphoribosyltransferase — translated: MSFAHDALVAAIEGRTLTDAEAERVFGEIMDGEVPDAVVGGFLVALKVKGAEAGEMTGAVRAMLKRAVPLNLRDGEVLDTCGTGGDGASTFNISTGAALIAAAAGVPVAKHGNRAISGTVGTADLLEAMGIKIDLDPAGLLRSLDSAGCCLIFAPAYHPGLRRLAPLRRELRIRTIFNLIGALGSPARPHYHLFGVADPGLIMGMAKTLVALGTRRAMVVHGQGGVDEISLAGPTRIAEVREDRSIVEYEVTPEQFGIERGDIRALVVRDLDDAVHMMRTALAGGRGPAQDVLALNAGAAIYLFGKAKSLADGVARAFEVIASGSALGVIEKMKQASQVTQS
- the trpB gene encoding tryptophan synthase subunit beta, which produces MPNLPDSHGHFGQFGGKYVAEILMPALFELEQAYKDARRDPAFRKELAERSREYVGRPTPLYLCENLTAKFGGAKIYLKREDLCHTGAHKVNNTLGQALLAVRMKKTRITAETGAGQHGVATATMAALFQRECEVFMGAVDVERQALNVFRMKLLGAKVTSVDAGSRSLKDAMNEAIRDWIATVSNTYYLIGSAAGPHPYPMIVRDLQCVIGNEARRQVIKKEGRLPDVLVACVNGGSNAIGIFYPFIKDKNVRLVGVEAAGLGISGPMHAATMALGQVGVLHGSKSYLLQDELGQVRETHSIAAGLDYPGVGPEHSYLKDSGRAEYHSVTDAEALDALKTLSENEGIIPALESAHALAHAFKLAPTLSKEQIMIVNLSGRGDKDMQTVASAFGVSL
- a CDS encoding SPOR domain-containing protein, encoding MRFEIKAGGAFLIVAGVLGLSCAVFGLGLVAGYEMAKQNQPDINQISTAYPLPNSPASASSAASASIAAVPSNPAPAPSVAEAAPPPAPVTIPSAAWHGKPRVRATPIGGEATVATAARPRTMLKPRAVATQDEDEDEDSASVSEPAPAVAPPPVAAPPANKKGFNIQVEAVMDKSGADAMVARLKSLGYNAQSYQTTLGGQTWYRVRVGPYYSEEEAKAAQDKLRDQYRQAYTTSH
- the argS gene encoding arginine--tRNA ligase, whose product is MKELIVSILGAAIERAHASGKLASQSPPITIEAPKDPAHGDAASNIALALARAEGKAPRAIAEAIKSHIELPAEVSEVSIAGPGFINFRMAPAYWHSEMRRAARVAANFWKPRKFQIRPGAGDKIQVEFLSANPTGPLTVGHGRNAVLGDAVSRLYEAAGFAVTREYYFNDGGRQMKLLGESVRVRYLQALGRDATLPEDGYQGEYIADIARELVKVQGEKLLEVTDLDVFRQAAVKSIFADINRTCDRLKIHFDRFTNELDLMNDGRVDSVLEELKKRDLTVEEDGAIWLRAEPLGLAKNAVLVRSGPDRQPTYRTPDIAYHIEKLERGFDLIVDVFGADHIAEHQQVVAAVKALGHDTTSIKAIIYQFVTLTRGGEKVKMSTRKATYVTLDELIDEVGPDVVRFFFLFRKSDSHLDFDLDLARKQAPENPVFYVQYAHARLASVFREAAKVELALPTDTSATDLALLSAEELELAKRAVALPDVMTAAAEALEPHRIPFYLLELAGEFHRYYNKPSNRIISPDRDLSLARMFLADILRAAFAGGLGLLGVSAPERM
- a CDS encoding VOC family protein, coding for MANEPIGKLDHIGIAVRSVAEARKFFEGILGAKFMFEHANAAAGYTLAEFELNGLCIELLEPLGENSFLHKFLEKKGEGMHHLTFNVPDSKGKAAELKTQGVRIVDETEWSPTSYEAFISPRSAHGVLIQLGNGYPTLSYDPAWAEKTK